From the genome of Candidatus Nitrosocosmicus oleophilus, one region includes:
- the nrdD gene encoding anaerobic ribonucleoside-triphosphate reductase, with protein sequence MIFSVMASPNRIDILRILNNKGPLTYSELKSLAGFKSKKESGKFAYHLRKLLRQSLVGLNKGERRYTITNLGKLVLNLARQIEEKSIVESGKMYVRTSHQTIEEFNPHKIIQSLVREANMSLEQATKITEEVENKIYKLSTSYLTSRLIRDCVNNVLLEHGLEEQMNKLIRIGVPIFDLNKKFLHNDNALRNGISDLITDISEKVFSDYFANNFQKDIMDMHYSGEIHLDALGHWGIGADTIFVDIEQVNKNLKLKSHFLFLPRTTHAHKINITLPIMVSLLQREVSREIVIENIDKIFDDYAIDKISEYFSLSLISSSISMRYAGTPFITLVLSGNENNERLFQMLSGYLYYIEQVSLPNFGLFITFANSLSNDLLSLLTKIIKLGGRISLSQKSVRSSRGIHKMHQDMGLPIIVLHSLSINLPRLAYQSNKDETYFRTKLALLMRPSVSTLLLKKEILLENIRQDILPAISHTMGFPQLGSTSIIVNLIGLNESIHDILGFSKEMGFDIVKKVVKTANDVLHDFGQNNTDKFGVSIINDSSSTRFVNLDSEKFGKLTHDFGSYSQGLVITKKMLDDEESLSKNLIELDNLMTGGLHVKLFTSDVSPQEMVELLQKSIHVVPYFDIFEENRICSICGARVASSDVCSICGSRNIFTFK encoded by the coding sequence ATGATTTTTTCAGTAATGGCCAGTCCTAATCGAATTGATATCTTACGCATTCTTAATAATAAAGGACCTCTAACCTACTCTGAACTAAAATCACTAGCAGGATTTAAATCAAAGAAAGAATCTGGGAAATTTGCATATCATTTAAGAAAACTATTGAGACAATCCTTAGTAGGTCTAAATAAGGGAGAAAGGCGGTATACCATTACTAATCTGGGTAAATTGGTATTAAACTTGGCTAGACAGATAGAAGAAAAATCTATAGTTGAAAGTGGAAAGATGTATGTTAGAACCAGCCATCAGACCATCGAAGAATTCAATCCACACAAAATAATTCAATCCTTGGTTAGAGAAGCAAATATGTCATTAGAACAAGCTACAAAAATTACTGAAGAAGTGGAAAATAAAATATATAAACTCTCAACCTCTTACCTGACATCTAGGCTAATAAGAGATTGTGTAAACAATGTATTGTTAGAACATGGTTTAGAGGAACAAATGAATAAGTTAATCAGAATCGGAGTTCCCATTTTTGACTTAAATAAAAAATTCCTCCATAATGATAATGCATTAAGAAATGGCATAAGTGACCTGATTACAGATATTTCGGAAAAAGTCTTTTCTGATTATTTTGCAAATAATTTCCAAAAAGATATTATGGATATGCATTATAGTGGTGAGATTCATTTAGATGCACTAGGTCATTGGGGTATTGGCGCTGATACTATTTTTGTTGATATCGAACAAGTAAACAAGAACTTGAAACTTAAAAGCCATTTTCTTTTTTTACCTAGGACTACACATGCTCATAAAATAAATATCACATTACCCATCATGGTTTCACTACTTCAAAGAGAGGTTTCCAGAGAGATTGTCATAGAAAATATCGATAAAATTTTTGATGATTATGCTATTGATAAAATATCTGAATATTTTTCACTTTCACTGATTTCATCTTCTATTTCAATGCGATATGCAGGAACTCCCTTTATAACACTAGTTTTGAGTGGAAATGAAAATAACGAACGTTTGTTTCAAATGCTAAGCGGATATTTGTATTATATAGAGCAAGTATCTCTACCCAATTTTGGACTTTTTATAACTTTTGCAAATTCCTTATCAAATGACTTGTTGTCACTTCTTACAAAGATCATAAAGCTAGGAGGTAGAATATCTCTCTCGCAAAAATCGGTTCGTAGTAGTAGAGGTATTCATAAGATGCATCAAGATATGGGGTTGCCGATCATCGTACTACATTCACTTTCTATAAATCTGCCACGTCTAGCTTATCAGTCAAATAAAGATGAAACCTATTTTAGGACTAAATTAGCCTTGTTAATGAGGCCCTCAGTGAGTACTTTATTACTAAAGAAGGAAATATTATTAGAAAACATTCGACAAGATATATTACCCGCTATATCCCATACCATGGGCTTTCCACAATTGGGTTCTACTTCTATAATCGTTAACTTGATTGGATTAAATGAGTCTATTCATGATATTTTGGGATTTTCTAAAGAGATGGGATTTGATATTGTAAAGAAAGTGGTTAAAACGGCTAACGACGTACTACATGATTTCGGCCAGAATAACACAGACAAATTTGGCGTTTCCATTATAAATGATTCTAGTTCAACAAGATTTGTTAACCTTGATTCTGAGAAATTTGGTAAATTGACTCATGATTTTGGATCATATTCACAAGGACTAGTTATTACCAAAAAAATGCTTGATGATGAAGAATCATTATCTAAAAATCTGATCGAATTGGATAATCTTATGACTGGTGGTTTGCACGTAAAACTATTCACTAGCGATGTTTCTCCTCAGGAAATGGTGGAATTGCTACAAAAATCCATTCATGTTGTTCCATACTTTGATATATTTGAGGAGAATCGTATATGTTCCATATGCGGAGCTCGGGTGGCTAGTAGCGATGTTTGTTCTATATGTGGATCTCGAAATATTTTCACATTTAAATAA